A window of Nicotiana tabacum cultivar K326 chromosome 24, ASM71507v2, whole genome shotgun sequence contains these coding sequences:
- the LOC107814247 gene encoding uncharacterized protein LOC107814247 yields the protein MNHCAIQQGAFAACEDMWSSISDNKKEAVVCPKPRRLGLLNATVNEPFKPLRWHVSHQQELCDSRAGADLLDIILAKGGGADQSSAQVASSPPFFCGSPPSRVSNPLIQDARFGDEKFMTPVSPRAIPIPSGLAASSPSASARKHGGCVRANFGNNPAVRVEGFDCLDRDRRNCSIPALA from the exons ATGAATCACTGCGCAATTCAACAAGGTGCTTTCGCCGCTTGTGAAGATATGTGGAGTTCAATTTCTGATAATAAAAAGGAAGCCGTTGTTTGCCCTAAGCCTCGGCGTCTCGGCCTTTTGAACGCTACTGTAAATGAACCTTTCAAACCTCTCAGATGGCATGTTAG CCATCAGCAAGAGTTGTGTGATTCAAGAGCTGGAGCTGATCTATTGGATATCATCCTCGCAAAG GGTGGTGGTGCGGATCAATCATCTGCGCAGGTAGCCTCGTCGCCCCCATTTTTTTGTGGGTCACCGCCGAGCAGAGTATCTAACCCGTTAATTCAAGATGCACGATTTGGGGATGAGAAGTTCATGACCCCAGTTTCACCGCGGGCAATTCCCATACCTTCCGGACTGGCTGCTTCGTCCCCATCTGCATCCGCCAGGAAACATGGCGGATGTGTGAGGGCGAATTTTGGCAACAATCCGGCTGTTAGAGTTGAGGGTTTCGATTGCCTCGACAGGGATCGCCGCAACTGTAGCATCCCTGCCCTGGCTTGA